One region of Candidatus Dormiibacterota bacterium genomic DNA includes:
- a CDS encoding GntR family transcriptional regulator — translation MLRTVRTTSPQQPTYLSLADEIEAGIARRPAGTPLPSEHELARQRGVNRLTARAALDELERRHLVRRSQGRGTFVAHRVEYRIAPDLPPSWSHAVRLGGAVPSTRTERLRLARAPRWVREVLEVDDATPLLQLRRQRGVDGEPAACADTWLVAELVPGLARVLAEDGSLHRTLAEEYRLRPVRTWARAELVTASSDVAQRIGVAGRPAVYEVRALTGSASHRRPVEVTTSWLRADIFRVVFEMGRVP, via the coding sequence ATGCTGCGGACGGTGCGCACCACCAGCCCGCAGCAGCCGACGTATCTCAGCCTCGCCGACGAGATCGAGGCCGGCATCGCCCGCCGGCCGGCGGGGACGCCCCTGCCCTCCGAGCACGAGCTGGCCCGCCAGCGGGGGGTGAACCGGCTCACCGCTCGCGCCGCCCTCGACGAGCTGGAGCGGCGCCACCTGGTCCGCCGCAGCCAGGGCAGGGGCACCTTCGTGGCCCACCGGGTCGAGTACCGGATTGCCCCCGACCTCCCGCCCAGCTGGAGCCACGCGGTGCGTCTCGGCGGGGCGGTGCCCTCGACCCGCACCGAGCGGCTCCGCCTCGCCCGGGCGCCACGCTGGGTCCGTGAGGTGCTCGAGGTCGACGACGCCACCCCGCTCCTCCAGCTCCGCCGCCAGCGCGGCGTCGACGGCGAGCCCGCCGCCTGCGCCGACACCTGGCTGGTGGCCGAGCTCGTCCCCGGCCTCGCCAGGGTACTGGCCGAGGACGGGTCGCTCCACCGGACCCTCGCCGAGGAGTACCGGCTGCGCCCGGTGCGCACCTGGGCCCGCGCCGAGCTGGTCACCGCGTCCTCCGACGTCGCCCAGCGGATCGGCGTGGCCGGGCGCCCGGCGGTCTACGAGGTGCGCGCGCTCACCGGCTCCGCGAGCCACCGCCGCCCCGTCGAGGTGACCACCTCGTGGCTCCGTGCCGACATCTTCCGGGTCGTGTTCGAGATGGGCCGGGTGCCGTGA